The proteins below are encoded in one region of Hydrogenispora ethanolica:
- a CDS encoding beta-mannosidase, producing MKILLNEGWQLQGCDRHSKADEAARSGQWSGEWLDAAVPGDVHSTLLRHGRIADPFYSTNVEKCRWIEDKVWWYRMEFSFDRPLADGAICELCFDGLDTFATVYLNDRELGSHENMFTPAVFDVTGRLRPGLNRLAVRFDSTIAATAGKDYEKMWYSYSPNRAWVRKAQMNFRWDWGPRLITAGIWRDVALNVYQTAKIDSVFAHTAALREDAADLQLEIAATVWRPEAGLHAEITLSRPGQRLTDTVALREGRAALRLTVPEPKLWWTHDLGEPALYDLTVLLKDGATMVDSYSTPIGIRTLTVQQRTEDGQKRFTFVLNGVPTFAKGANWIPAHSFIGAIGEDAYRQWIAIAKEGRMNMLRVWGGGIYEKEWFYRECDRQGIMVWQDFMFACSSYPDFDPEFMANVREEVRYAVTALRNHPSLAIWCGNNEIQWIHGQKLSDLQDLRLYGEKIYHDLMPELLAELDPTRLYWPSSPFGGNDPNSDDEGDKHNWQVWAGQVYPHRHGEKLVVDNTPAGISFKKFAQDYGKFVSEFGIHAAPVLRTLQECLPQEELYWGSFGLRYRNKDKRPNRGFLMMQSYTGLPSDLGQYIDYSMLAQAEGLKYGLEHYRRRKPECSGALIWQLNDCWPAISWSIVDFHGRPKASYYYVRRAFQPILLSFKEEGPDTVSLWAINDTLQEYRDRVEIGLADFFGNSEYREVLEIAVPANRSVKLREFSKNRINVTYTNFEFLYAQPGDAAAGGNLFFFEDYKDLNLPPCRLEVNRDRAVEDRLELRIRTDNFAKFVKIEHRLDGATLSDNYFDLRPGEEKIVTLQGLPGSLLRPEEIQVAALNQGS from the coding sequence ATGAAGATCTTGTTGAATGAAGGATGGCAACTGCAAGGCTGCGACCGGCATTCCAAAGCGGACGAAGCCGCCCGTTCCGGGCAATGGTCCGGCGAATGGCTGGACGCGGCGGTTCCCGGCGATGTCCATTCCACGCTGTTGCGGCACGGCCGGATCGCCGATCCCTTTTACTCCACCAATGTGGAGAAATGCCGCTGGATCGAGGATAAGGTCTGGTGGTACCGGATGGAATTCAGCTTCGACCGGCCACTGGCGGACGGCGCGATCTGCGAATTATGCTTTGACGGGCTGGACACTTTCGCTACGGTCTATCTGAATGACCGGGAATTGGGCAGCCATGAGAATATGTTCACCCCGGCGGTCTTTGACGTCACCGGCCGGCTGCGGCCGGGACTCAACCGGCTGGCGGTGCGGTTCGATTCGACCATCGCCGCCACCGCCGGCAAGGACTATGAGAAGATGTGGTACTCCTACAGCCCGAACCGGGCCTGGGTCCGCAAGGCCCAGATGAATTTCCGCTGGGACTGGGGGCCGCGCCTGATCACCGCCGGGATCTGGCGGGATGTCGCGTTGAATGTCTACCAGACCGCCAAGATCGACAGCGTCTTCGCCCACACTGCGGCGCTCCGGGAAGACGCGGCCGATCTGCAGCTGGAGATCGCCGCAACCGTCTGGCGGCCCGAGGCCGGGCTCCACGCGGAGATCACTTTGAGCCGGCCCGGACAACGCTTGACCGATACGGTGGCGCTGCGGGAGGGCCGGGCCGCGTTGCGCCTGACCGTGCCGGAGCCCAAGCTCTGGTGGACCCACGATCTGGGCGAGCCGGCGCTCTATGATCTGACTGTCTTGCTCAAAGACGGCGCGACCATGGTCGACAGTTACAGCACGCCAATCGGCATCCGCACCCTGACCGTGCAACAGCGGACCGAGGACGGCCAAAAGCGTTTCACCTTCGTATTAAACGGCGTTCCGACCTTCGCCAAGGGCGCCAACTGGATTCCGGCCCACAGCTTTATCGGAGCGATCGGGGAGGATGCTTACCGCCAGTGGATCGCCATTGCCAAGGAAGGCCGGATGAATATGTTGCGGGTCTGGGGCGGCGGCATCTACGAGAAGGAATGGTTTTACCGCGAATGCGACCGGCAGGGGATCATGGTCTGGCAGGATTTCATGTTCGCCTGCTCGTCTTATCCCGACTTCGATCCGGAATTCATGGCCAATGTGCGCGAGGAGGTCCGCTACGCCGTCACGGCGCTGCGCAACCATCCGTCGCTCGCCATCTGGTGCGGCAATAACGAGATCCAGTGGATTCACGGCCAGAAGCTCTCCGACCTGCAAGACTTGCGGCTGTATGGCGAGAAGATCTATCACGACCTGATGCCCGAGCTCCTGGCGGAGTTGGATCCGACCCGGCTGTACTGGCCGAGCTCGCCGTTTGGCGGCAACGACCCCAACAGCGACGACGAAGGCGACAAGCATAACTGGCAGGTCTGGGCGGGCCAGGTCTATCCGCACCGCCACGGCGAAAAGCTGGTGGTCGATAACACCCCGGCGGGAATCTCCTTCAAAAAGTTCGCCCAGGATTACGGCAAGTTCGTCTCGGAGTTCGGGATCCACGCCGCGCCGGTGCTGCGCACGCTCCAGGAGTGCCTGCCGCAGGAGGAGTTGTACTGGGGCAGTTTCGGATTGCGCTACCGGAACAAAGACAAGCGGCCGAACCGGGGCTTTCTGATGATGCAGAGCTACACCGGGCTCCCGTCCGATCTCGGGCAGTATATCGACTATTCGATGCTGGCCCAGGCCGAAGGGCTGAAGTACGGACTGGAGCATTACCGGCGGCGCAAGCCGGAATGCAGCGGCGCCTTGATCTGGCAGCTCAACGACTGCTGGCCGGCGATCAGCTGGAGCATCGTCGATTTCCACGGCCGGCCCAAAGCCTCCTATTATTATGTGCGCCGGGCGTTCCAGCCCATTCTGCTCTCCTTCAAGGAAGAGGGGCCGGACACGGTCTCCCTCTGGGCGATCAATGACACGCTCCAGGAGTACCGGGACCGGGTGGAAATCGGGCTGGCCGATTTCTTCGGCAATTCGGAGTACCGGGAAGTCCTGGAGATCGCGGTCCCGGCCAATCGTTCGGTCAAGCTCCGGGAATTCTCCAAGAACCGGATCAATGTGACCTACACCAATTTCGAATTCCTATACGCCCAGCCGGGCGACGCGGCGGCCGGGGGCAATCTCTTCTTCTTCGAGGATTATAAGGATCTGAACCTGCCGCCTTGCCGGCTGGAGGTGAACCGGGACAGGGCAGTGGAGGACCGCCT